One genomic window of Cricetulus griseus strain 17A/GY chromosome 3, alternate assembly CriGri-PICRH-1.0, whole genome shotgun sequence includes the following:
- the Abt1 gene encoding activator of basal transcription 1: MRHRVATGLRAVVLPISAIMKAAELVEEQKAPMDEETQEEAELNAEAAEDQEESEEAACDSSKKKKKVVPGIVYLGHVPPRFRPLHVRNLLSAYGEVGRVFFQAEDRFVRRKKKAAAAAGGKKAAKYSKDYTEGWVEFRDKRIAKRVAASLHNTPIGARRRSPFRYDLWNLKYLHRFTWSHLSEHLAFERQVRRQRLRAEVAQAKRETDFYLQSVERGQRFLAAEGDATRPNSSWTFAQRPTEQELRARKAARPGGRERARLANAQDQARSNRGLLARIFGAPPPAESKKEP, from the exons ATGCGTCATCGGGTGGCGACGGGTTTACGGGCTGTCGTGCTTCCCATATCCGCCATCATGAAAGCCGCGGAGTTGGTGGAAGAGCAAAAGGCGCCGATGGATGAAGAGACGCAGGAAGAGGCAGAGCTGAACGCAGAGGCGGCGGAGGATCAGGAGGAGTCCGAGGAAGCGGCCTGCGACAGcagcaagaagaagaagaaggtagtGCCGGGTATTGTGTACCTGGGACACGTCCCGCCGCGATTCCGTCCCCTGCACGTACGCAATCTGCTCAGCGCCTACGGTGAGGTCGGACGCGTTTTCTTCCAGGCCGAGG ACCGCTTTGTGAGACGCAAAAAGAAGGCAGCTGCAGCCGCAGGAGGAAAGAAGGCAGCTAAATACAGCAAGGACTATACAGAAGGCTGGGTGGAATTCCGTGACAAGCGCATAGCCAAGCGAGTGGCAGCCAGTCTACATAACACGCCCATCGGTGCCCGAAGGCGCAGTCCCTTCCGTTATGACCTGTGGAATCTTAAG TATTTACATCGTTTTACTTGGTCCCACCTCAGCGAACACCTTGCCTTTGAGCGCCAGGTACGCAGGCAACGCCTAAGGGCAGAGGTTGCCCAAGCAAAGCGAGAGACTGACTTCTATCTTCAAAGTGTAGAACGGGGACAACGCTTCCTTGCCGCTGAGGGGGATGCTACTCGCCCGAATAGTTCCTGGACATTTGCACAACGTCCCacagagcaggagctgagggcCCGGAAGGCCGCACGGCCAGGAGGGCGGGAACGAGCTCGCCTGGCTAATGCCCAGGACCAGGCCAGATCCAACAGAGGGCTCCTTGCCAGGATATTTGGAGCCCCTCCACCtgcagagagcaagaaagaacCATAG